The following proteins are encoded in a genomic region of Pelorhabdus rhamnosifermentans:
- a CDS encoding MotE family protein — MAEKNTKATPKRITNQKPIPASVEQTALPKKRGKFFKIIFILVILIILLGLGFAVGIYLKLIDVQKSAEDMNLQDKPFIGKFFQKPKTNFDPVDLNPAQSVTPSPGNSLTTQQGSMPGTLQSATPGTVPGQLGAGQQGGVMPDGSVGTTNPTDLAKLAKQKQAQETKKISKLARLYGNMKPAEAVPILTQLDDATVVAVLNKMEEDQAAQILAQFDPAKAAQISQAMLAAAVIQ, encoded by the coding sequence ATGGCAGAAAAAAATACCAAGGCCACTCCAAAAAGAATAACGAACCAGAAGCCAATACCAGCTAGTGTGGAACAAACAGCACTACCGAAAAAAAGAGGGAAATTTTTTAAAATCATATTCATTTTGGTTATTTTGATTATTTTACTTGGGCTAGGTTTTGCTGTTGGCATCTATCTTAAGCTGATTGATGTCCAAAAATCCGCCGAAGATATGAATTTACAAGATAAGCCCTTCATCGGAAAGTTTTTTCAAAAGCCTAAGACCAATTTTGATCCCGTCGACTTAAATCCTGCACAAAGTGTTACACCTTCACCAGGAAATAGCTTAACCACACAGCAAGGTTCTATGCCAGGAACTTTACAAAGTGCAACGCCAGGGACTGTGCCTGGTCAGCTAGGGGCAGGACAACAAGGTGGAGTCATGCCTGATGGTTCAGTAGGGACTACGAATCCTACTGATTTGGCCAAGCTAGCAAAGCAAAAGCAGGCGCAGGAAACAAAGAAAATTTCTAAATTGGCTAGACTTTATGGAAATATGAAACCAGCGGAAGCTGTTCCTATTTTAACGCAGTTAGATGATGCTACTGTTGTGGCTGTTCTAAACAAGATGGAAGAAGATCAGGCGGCGCAAATTTTGGCTCAGTTTGATCCCGCAAAAGCTGCACAAATTAGTCAGGCTATGCTTGCAGCTGCGGTGATTCAATAA
- the fliJ gene encoding flagellar export protein FliJ, which produces MKRFQFNLEALVNVRHMHEEQAQMHFSRSIQLLNAAKSQLEALLNLTEITRKEWQQVLGEKKTIDDFTLYSSYIKKLTMQSEQQQLEVIKAEKFHQECLIAYQEARKKRKIVERLKEKKRQQYFHDVLAEEQKFLDEIATQRYHRKM; this is translated from the coding sequence GTGAAGCGCTTTCAGTTTAATCTCGAAGCTTTAGTGAATGTTCGCCACATGCATGAAGAACAAGCGCAAATGCATTTTTCTCGGTCCATACAATTGCTTAATGCTGCGAAAAGTCAGCTCGAAGCATTGTTGAATTTAACTGAAATAACGCGTAAGGAATGGCAACAAGTGCTTGGCGAAAAGAAAACGATTGATGATTTTACTCTCTATTCTTCTTATATAAAAAAGCTTACCATGCAGAGTGAACAGCAACAACTTGAGGTAATAAAAGCGGAAAAGTTTCATCAAGAATGCCTGATTGCTTATCAGGAAGCACGCAAGAAACGGAAAATAGTCGAACGTTTGAAAGAAAAAAAACGCCAACAATATTTTCATGATGTATTAGCAGAAGAACAGAAATTTCTTGATGAAATTGCCACACAACGATATCATCGCAAGATGTAA
- the fliI gene encoding flagellar protein export ATPase FliI, translating to MTSFVVSPYLKAVQDVQAMKLTGRITQIIGLVIEAQGPAVNLGELCYITSRDQSVSIPAEVVGFREKRVLLMPIGEMQGIGPGCEVIAANRMLTIGVGSSLLGRIVDGLGRPIDNKGALNCHTFYPIQATPPSPLTRERISEKMAVGVRAIDSLLTLGRGQRVGIMAGSGVGKSTLLGMIARNTEADINVIALIGERGREVREFIERDLGEEGLRRSVVVVATSDQPALVRVKGAMTATTIAEYFRDQGKHVMLMMDSVTRFAMGQREVGLTIGEPPATRGYTPSVFAMLPKLLERSGTGTTGSITGIYTVLVDGDDMNEPIADSVRSILDGHIVLSRNIAAKNHYPAIDILASVSRVMLEIVDSDHLKAAQKVRSILATYKEAEDLINIGAYVKGSNDEIDLAIQYISAVRKFLQQDVYEQTSIAETIALLKEVVS from the coding sequence CAAGATGTACAGGCTATGAAACTGACTGGGCGAATAACGCAAATTATTGGTTTAGTTATTGAAGCGCAGGGACCTGCTGTTAATTTAGGTGAACTTTGCTATATTACATCGCGTGATCAATCTGTTTCAATACCAGCTGAAGTTGTTGGTTTTCGTGAAAAGCGTGTGCTTCTTATGCCAATTGGTGAAATGCAGGGGATTGGACCTGGTTGTGAGGTAATTGCAGCCAATCGTATGTTGACTATTGGTGTTGGATCAAGTTTACTTGGCCGAATTGTTGATGGTCTTGGTCGGCCGATTGACAATAAGGGGGCACTCAATTGTCATACTTTTTATCCCATACAGGCGACGCCCCCTTCTCCTCTTACACGTGAGCGCATTAGTGAAAAAATGGCTGTGGGAGTGCGTGCTATTGACTCGCTCTTAACACTTGGCCGCGGGCAAAGGGTTGGCATTATGGCGGGCAGTGGCGTTGGAAAAAGTACCCTGTTAGGTATGATTGCCCGTAACACGGAAGCAGATATTAATGTCATTGCTTTAATCGGAGAACGTGGACGTGAGGTGCGGGAATTTATTGAACGCGATTTAGGAGAAGAAGGTTTGCGTCGTTCTGTAGTTGTTGTGGCTACTTCTGATCAACCGGCCTTGGTGCGTGTGAAGGGAGCCATGACAGCGACGACCATTGCTGAATATTTTCGTGACCAAGGCAAGCATGTCATGCTCATGATGGATTCTGTCACGCGTTTTGCCATGGGGCAAAGGGAAGTAGGCTTAACCATTGGCGAGCCACCCGCAACCCGTGGTTATACACCTTCGGTATTTGCTATGCTTCCTAAGCTTTTAGAACGTTCAGGGACAGGGACTACAGGATCTATTACAGGAATTTATACCGTTCTTGTCGATGGTGATGATATGAATGAGCCAATTGCTGACTCTGTACGTAGTATCCTTGATGGTCATATCGTTTTATCGCGCAATATAGCGGCGAAAAACCATTATCCAGCCATTGATATACTTGCAAGTGTCAGTCGTGTTATGTTGGAAATTGTTGACTCCGATCACTTGAAAGCAGCCCAAAAAGTACGTTCCATTTTAGCTACTTACAAAGAAGCCGAAGATTTGATTAATATTGGGGCTTATGTGAAGGGAAGCAATGATGAAATTGATTTAGCTATTCAATATATTAGTGCTGTAAGAAAGTTTTTACAACAAGATGTTTATGAACAAACTTCCATAGCAGAAACAATTGCTTTATTAAAAGAAGTGGTTTCATAG
- a CDS encoding lytic transglycosylase domain-containing protein produces MNEVGSLNRVFSRIEAIENRFGQTPNAASLALQTQRKGDFSSILSAVQPQHTSGPTASNSSSTSSSDIIKMIQLAAKKNGVDPKLAQAIARAESDYSPSAVSSAGAVGVMQLMPETAASLGVRDIQDPRQNIDGGVQYLKQMLTTFNGDVSMAVAAYNAGPQAVKNYNGVPPYSETQAYVQKVLSYYRNS; encoded by the coding sequence GTGAATGAGGTTGGTAGTCTAAATCGCGTTTTTAGTCGGATAGAGGCAATTGAAAATCGCTTTGGTCAGACACCCAATGCTGCTTCGTTAGCACTACAGACACAAAGAAAAGGCGATTTCTCCTCCATTCTTTCAGCAGTGCAACCGCAACATACGTCAGGTCCTACAGCGAGCAATTCTAGCAGTACCAGTTCAAGTGATATTATCAAAATGATTCAGTTGGCTGCAAAAAAAAATGGTGTAGATCCGAAACTTGCTCAGGCTATTGCGCGAGCAGAATCAGATTACTCACCAAGTGCAGTGTCTTCAGCTGGTGCGGTGGGAGTTATGCAGCTTATGCCTGAAACAGCAGCAAGTTTAGGTGTCCGTGATATTCAGGATCCCCGCCAAAATATTGATGGGGGCGTGCAATATTTAAAGCAAATGCTTACTACGTTTAACGGAGATGTTTCCATGGCTGTAGCCGCTTATAATGCGGGGCCTCAGGCAGTTAAAAATTATAACGGTGTGCCGCCTTATTCGGAAACACAAGCTTACGTGCAAAAAGTTTTATCTTATTATAGAAATTCATGA